One segment of Antennarius striatus isolate MH-2024 chromosome 5, ASM4005453v1, whole genome shotgun sequence DNA contains the following:
- the larp4ab gene encoding la-related protein 4 isoform X2, whose product MVTTKGGGLNPNAKVWQEMPNHQIDVPEWTEWHEGQNHENPLTYLPTADMTDVNLNMPSSEQKELNTECVDGEASHTPVLSEGVVNGVDHPDSSYSVYEPHFTSAVEDYVSENQPLSEKSLRESLKRQLEFCFSRENLSKDLYLISQMDSDHFVPIWTIACIEDVKALTTDLDLIKDVLQASPMVQVDENGEKVRPNHSRCIIILREVPETTPVEEVEALFKSDNCPKVLSAEFAHNSNWYITFRSDVDAQQAFRYLREEVKMFQGKPIMARIKAINTFFGKNGFGSVDSNMYRQHSQPQAQYGSAVYMQQVYSPPQQYPVYPVVSSSWNPSLMSFFETPVAPFPNARFMNGYSSPRTYKGNSNALREQRHQVMFQHMSQNRDHVNGHSGFGDMHPSSLGTSTDGVPDPVGSQSLQTSGSPNSTILVTPFCFKDSSPTGYVNGAGQGRSGNRSTRRKREDEHTTKPVPETEIKVPSLPKFDLAASNFPPLPGSSVIVQGDTTPEMRLSDVVRGLKVKTVNQVVSETQHTNIPADVTGRSDGVALVAKPAPVTTQTGVPTVPSISPVGKEEDKAETPQGTVSSPPPSASPTPSESAPSICGQSAEVPASPSSSPTSDLVSRKLSYAEVCQKLVKDPPPAQKSCSSPPALSHSQPLKELKVNRVEEPLPCSKCAADKPVKSRDCRPPRQPLRSFRGANGQVKVGAAGRSLKTREQQRGLSNGKLFSPQRGGRRSGKEQNIPPGSPK is encoded by the exons ATG GTTACCACAAAGGGAGGAGGTCTGAACCCCAATGCCAAAGTGTGGCAGGAGATGCCGAACCATCAGATAGACGTCCCAGAATGGACGGAATGGCATGAGGGTCAAAATCATGAAAATCCTTTAACATACCTTCCTACTGCTGACATGACAGATG taaactTGAATATGCCATCTTCAGAACAAAAAGAATTGAACACTGAATGTGTGGACGGCGAAGCTAGCCATACTCCCGTACTTTCAGAAGGCGTTGTGAATGGCGTGGACCATCCTGACTCCAGCTATTCAGTTTATGAGCCACACTTCACATCAGCAGTCGAGGATTATGTTTCAGAGAATCAACCACTGTCTGAGAAAAGCCTAAGAGAATCACTGAAGAGACAGCTGGAGTTCTGCTTTTCTAG AGAAAACCTATCCAAGGACCTGTACCTGATCTCACAAATGGACAGTGATCACTTTGTTCCCATTTGGACCATTGCTTGCATTGAGGACGTCAAAGCTCTCACCACAGACTTGGATCTGATAAAGGACGTTCTGCAAG CTTCTCCCATGGTGCAAGTTGATGAAAATGGAGAGAAAGTCAGGCCAAACCACAGTCGCTGCATCATTATTCTGAGAGAGGTGCCAGAGACTACACCAGTTGAG GAAGTGGAGGCTCTTTTTAAGAGTGACAATTGTCCAAAAGTGCTCAGTGCTGAGTTTGCCCACAACAGCAACTGGTACATAACCTTTCGATCAGACGTGGATGCGCAGCAG GCTTTCAGATACTTGAGAGAGGAAGTGAAAATGTTCCAGGGAAAACCAATTATG GCTCGTATAAAGGCCATTAACACCTTCTTTGGTAAGAATGGCTTTGGCAGTGTGGACTCAAACATGTACAGACAGCACTCCCAACCTCAGGCCCAGTATGGCTCGGCAGTCTACATGCAGCAGGTGTACAGTCCTCCCCAGCAGTACCCTGTGTACCCTGTGGTGTCCTCCTCCTGGAACCCATCGCTCATGTCTTTCTTTGAAACACCAGTG GCACCCTTCCCCAATGCTAGATTCATGAATGGTTACAGCAGTCCGAGGACCTACAAAGGAAACTCCAATGCACTCAGGGAGCAGAGACATCAGGTCATGTTCCAACACATGAGCCAGAACCG CGACCATGTTAACGGTCATTCTGGGTTTGGCGATATGCATCCTTCTTCTCTGGGGACCTCTACGGATGGAGTTCCTGATCCTGTGGGTTCACAGTCTCTCCAGACTTCAGGGTCACCAAATAGCACCATTTTAGTGACTCCTTTCTGCTTTAAAGACTCTTCGCCCACTGGATATGTGAATGGGGCGGGACAGGGCAG AAGTGGCAACAGAAGCAcaaggaggaaaagagaagaTGAACACACCACG AAGCCTGTTCCTGAGACGGAGATTAAGGTTCCATCTTTGCCCAAGTTTGACCTTGCAGCCTCTAATTTTCCTCCTCTGCCGGGGTCTTCAGTCATCGTACAGGGAGACACGACACCAGAGATGCGCCTTTCTGATGTCGTTCGTGGTCTGAAGGTTAAG ACGGTGAATCAAGTTGTTAGCGAGacccaacacacaaacatcccagCAGACGTTACGGGCAGATCTGATGGTGTTGCTCTGGTTGCTAAACCTGCTCCTGTGACAACACAGACTGGGGTACCAACAGTCCCAAG TATATCTCCTGTGGGAAAAGAAGAGGATAAGGCTGAAACTCCACAGGGGACAGTCTCTTCACCCCCACCGTCTGCTTCTCCAACACCGTCAGAATCTGCCCCCTCCATCTGCGGCCAGTCTGCAGAAGTGCCTGCGTCACCTTCCTCAAGCCCAACATCAGACTTG GTCTCCAGAAAGCTCAGCTACGCAGAGGTGTGTCAGAAGCTGGTTAAGGACCCACCACCAGCACAGAAGTCTTGTTCCTCCCCTCCAGCGCTGTCACACAGCCAGCCCTTGAAAGAACTCAAGGTGAACCGGGTTGAGGAGCCTCTGCCCTGCTCCAAGTGTGCTGCAGACAAACCGGTTAAATCCAGAGACTGCCGTCCCCCTCGCCAACCATTACGATCCTTCAGAGGGGCGAACGGCCAAGTTAAAGTCGGAGCTGCAGGCAGGAGCCTGAAGACTCGGGAGCAACAGAGAGGCCTGAGTAACGGCAAATTGTTTTCCCCACAGCGGGGAGGCAGACGCAGTGGCAAAGAACAGAACATTCCCCCAGGATCACCAAAATAa
- the larp4ab gene encoding la-related protein 4 isoform X1 — protein MVTTKGGGLNPNAKVWQEMPNHQIDVPEWTEWHEGQNHENPLTYLPTADMTDVNLNMPSSEQKELNTECVDGEASHTPVLSEGVVNGVDHPDSSYSVYEPHFTSAVEDYVSENQPLSEKSLRESLKRQLEFCFSRENLSKDLYLISQMDSDHFVPIWTIACIEDVKALTTDLDLIKDVLQASPMVQVDENGEKVRPNHSRCIIILREVPETTPVEEVEALFKSDNCPKVLSAEFAHNSNWYITFRSDVDAQQAFRYLREEVKMFQGKPIMARIKAINTFFGKNGFGSVDSNMYRQHSQPQAQYGSAVYMQQVYSPPQQYPVYPVVSSSWNPSLMSFFETPVAPFPNARFMNGYSSPRTYKGNSNALREQRHQVMFQHMSQNRDHVNGHSGFGDMHPSSLGTSTDGVPDPVGSQSLQTSGSPNSTILVTPFCFKDSSPTGYVNGAGQGRRSGNRSTRRKREDEHTTKPVPETEIKVPSLPKFDLAASNFPPLPGSSVIVQGDTTPEMRLSDVVRGLKVKTVNQVVSETQHTNIPADVTGRSDGVALVAKPAPVTTQTGVPTVPSISPVGKEEDKAETPQGTVSSPPPSASPTPSESAPSICGQSAEVPASPSSSPTSDLVSRKLSYAEVCQKLVKDPPPAQKSCSSPPALSHSQPLKELKVNRVEEPLPCSKCAADKPVKSRDCRPPRQPLRSFRGANGQVKVGAAGRSLKTREQQRGLSNGKLFSPQRGGRRSGKEQNIPPGSPK, from the exons ATG GTTACCACAAAGGGAGGAGGTCTGAACCCCAATGCCAAAGTGTGGCAGGAGATGCCGAACCATCAGATAGACGTCCCAGAATGGACGGAATGGCATGAGGGTCAAAATCATGAAAATCCTTTAACATACCTTCCTACTGCTGACATGACAGATG taaactTGAATATGCCATCTTCAGAACAAAAAGAATTGAACACTGAATGTGTGGACGGCGAAGCTAGCCATACTCCCGTACTTTCAGAAGGCGTTGTGAATGGCGTGGACCATCCTGACTCCAGCTATTCAGTTTATGAGCCACACTTCACATCAGCAGTCGAGGATTATGTTTCAGAGAATCAACCACTGTCTGAGAAAAGCCTAAGAGAATCACTGAAGAGACAGCTGGAGTTCTGCTTTTCTAG AGAAAACCTATCCAAGGACCTGTACCTGATCTCACAAATGGACAGTGATCACTTTGTTCCCATTTGGACCATTGCTTGCATTGAGGACGTCAAAGCTCTCACCACAGACTTGGATCTGATAAAGGACGTTCTGCAAG CTTCTCCCATGGTGCAAGTTGATGAAAATGGAGAGAAAGTCAGGCCAAACCACAGTCGCTGCATCATTATTCTGAGAGAGGTGCCAGAGACTACACCAGTTGAG GAAGTGGAGGCTCTTTTTAAGAGTGACAATTGTCCAAAAGTGCTCAGTGCTGAGTTTGCCCACAACAGCAACTGGTACATAACCTTTCGATCAGACGTGGATGCGCAGCAG GCTTTCAGATACTTGAGAGAGGAAGTGAAAATGTTCCAGGGAAAACCAATTATG GCTCGTATAAAGGCCATTAACACCTTCTTTGGTAAGAATGGCTTTGGCAGTGTGGACTCAAACATGTACAGACAGCACTCCCAACCTCAGGCCCAGTATGGCTCGGCAGTCTACATGCAGCAGGTGTACAGTCCTCCCCAGCAGTACCCTGTGTACCCTGTGGTGTCCTCCTCCTGGAACCCATCGCTCATGTCTTTCTTTGAAACACCAGTG GCACCCTTCCCCAATGCTAGATTCATGAATGGTTACAGCAGTCCGAGGACCTACAAAGGAAACTCCAATGCACTCAGGGAGCAGAGACATCAGGTCATGTTCCAACACATGAGCCAGAACCG CGACCATGTTAACGGTCATTCTGGGTTTGGCGATATGCATCCTTCTTCTCTGGGGACCTCTACGGATGGAGTTCCTGATCCTGTGGGTTCACAGTCTCTCCAGACTTCAGGGTCACCAAATAGCACCATTTTAGTGACTCCTTTCTGCTTTAAAGACTCTTCGCCCACTGGATATGTGAATGGGGCGGGACAGGGCAG AAGAAGTGGCAACAGAAGCAcaaggaggaaaagagaagaTGAACACACCACG AAGCCTGTTCCTGAGACGGAGATTAAGGTTCCATCTTTGCCCAAGTTTGACCTTGCAGCCTCTAATTTTCCTCCTCTGCCGGGGTCTTCAGTCATCGTACAGGGAGACACGACACCAGAGATGCGCCTTTCTGATGTCGTTCGTGGTCTGAAGGTTAAG ACGGTGAATCAAGTTGTTAGCGAGacccaacacacaaacatcccagCAGACGTTACGGGCAGATCTGATGGTGTTGCTCTGGTTGCTAAACCTGCTCCTGTGACAACACAGACTGGGGTACCAACAGTCCCAAG TATATCTCCTGTGGGAAAAGAAGAGGATAAGGCTGAAACTCCACAGGGGACAGTCTCTTCACCCCCACCGTCTGCTTCTCCAACACCGTCAGAATCTGCCCCCTCCATCTGCGGCCAGTCTGCAGAAGTGCCTGCGTCACCTTCCTCAAGCCCAACATCAGACTTG GTCTCCAGAAAGCTCAGCTACGCAGAGGTGTGTCAGAAGCTGGTTAAGGACCCACCACCAGCACAGAAGTCTTGTTCCTCCCCTCCAGCGCTGTCACACAGCCAGCCCTTGAAAGAACTCAAGGTGAACCGGGTTGAGGAGCCTCTGCCCTGCTCCAAGTGTGCTGCAGACAAACCGGTTAAATCCAGAGACTGCCGTCCCCCTCGCCAACCATTACGATCCTTCAGAGGGGCGAACGGCCAAGTTAAAGTCGGAGCTGCAGGCAGGAGCCTGAAGACTCGGGAGCAACAGAGAGGCCTGAGTAACGGCAAATTGTTTTCCCCACAGCGGGGAGGCAGACGCAGTGGCAAAGAACAGAACATTCCCCCAGGATCACCAAAATAa
- the pfdn5 gene encoding prefoldin subunit 5: MAANLTDLSLPQLEGLKSQLDQEIEFLTSSISQLKVVQSKYVEAKESLNVLNKNNKGKELLVPMTSSMYVPGSLNDVENVLVDIGTGYYVEKKVGDSKAFFKRKIDFLTKQIEKIQPALQEKCAMKQAVVDVMNVKFQQLQQSQQTSQLSGTTKA; the protein is encoded by the exons ATGGCTGCCAATCTCACAGACCTCTCCCTGCCTCAACTAGAGGGACTGAAAAGCCAGCTTGATCAG GAGATTGAGTTCTTGACGTCTTCAATAAGTCAGCTCAAAGTTGTCCAATCCAAGTATGTTGAAGCAAAAGAGAGTTTGAACGtcctgaataaaaacaataaag GAAAAGAATTGCTTGTGCCAATGACCAGCTCT ATGTATGTCCCTGGatcattaaatgatgtggaaaaTGTTTTGGTGGATATAGGGACAGGATACTATGTGGAAAAG AAAGTGGGAGACTCAAAGGCATTCTTCAAACGCAAAATAGACTTCCTTACAAAGCAGATAGAGAAAATACAACCAGCCCTTCAGGAAAAATGTGCCATGAAACAAG CTGTAGTTGATGTAATGAACGTGAAGTTCCAGCAACTGCAACAGAGTCAGCAGACATCCCAGCTGTCTGGAACCACCAAGGCTTAA
- the larp4ab gene encoding la-related protein 4 isoform X3 — protein MVTTKGGGLNPNAKVWQEMPNHQIDVPEWTEWHEGQNHENPLTYLPTADMTDEQKELNTECVDGEASHTPVLSEGVVNGVDHPDSSYSVYEPHFTSAVEDYVSENQPLSEKSLRESLKRQLEFCFSRENLSKDLYLISQMDSDHFVPIWTIACIEDVKALTTDLDLIKDVLQASPMVQVDENGEKVRPNHSRCIIILREVPETTPVEEVEALFKSDNCPKVLSAEFAHNSNWYITFRSDVDAQQAFRYLREEVKMFQGKPIMARIKAINTFFGKNGFGSVDSNMYRQHSQPQAQYGSAVYMQQVYSPPQQYPVYPVVSSSWNPSLMSFFETPVAPFPNARFMNGYSSPRTYKGNSNALREQRHQVMFQHMSQNRDHVNGHSGFGDMHPSSLGTSTDGVPDPVGSQSLQTSGSPNSTILVTPFCFKDSSPTGYVNGAGQGRRSGNRSTRRKREDEHTTKPVPETEIKVPSLPKFDLAASNFPPLPGSSVIVQGDTTPEMRLSDVVRGLKVKTVNQVVSETQHTNIPADVTGRSDGVALVAKPAPVTTQTGVPTVPSISPVGKEEDKAETPQGTVSSPPPSASPTPSESAPSICGQSAEVPASPSSSPTSDLVSRKLSYAEVCQKLVKDPPPAQKSCSSPPALSHSQPLKELKVNRVEEPLPCSKCAADKPVKSRDCRPPRQPLRSFRGANGQVKVGAAGRSLKTREQQRGLSNGKLFSPQRGGRRSGKEQNIPPGSPK, from the exons ATG GTTACCACAAAGGGAGGAGGTCTGAACCCCAATGCCAAAGTGTGGCAGGAGATGCCGAACCATCAGATAGACGTCCCAGAATGGACGGAATGGCATGAGGGTCAAAATCATGAAAATCCTTTAACATACCTTCCTACTGCTGACATGACAGATG AACAAAAAGAATTGAACACTGAATGTGTGGACGGCGAAGCTAGCCATACTCCCGTACTTTCAGAAGGCGTTGTGAATGGCGTGGACCATCCTGACTCCAGCTATTCAGTTTATGAGCCACACTTCACATCAGCAGTCGAGGATTATGTTTCAGAGAATCAACCACTGTCTGAGAAAAGCCTAAGAGAATCACTGAAGAGACAGCTGGAGTTCTGCTTTTCTAG AGAAAACCTATCCAAGGACCTGTACCTGATCTCACAAATGGACAGTGATCACTTTGTTCCCATTTGGACCATTGCTTGCATTGAGGACGTCAAAGCTCTCACCACAGACTTGGATCTGATAAAGGACGTTCTGCAAG CTTCTCCCATGGTGCAAGTTGATGAAAATGGAGAGAAAGTCAGGCCAAACCACAGTCGCTGCATCATTATTCTGAGAGAGGTGCCAGAGACTACACCAGTTGAG GAAGTGGAGGCTCTTTTTAAGAGTGACAATTGTCCAAAAGTGCTCAGTGCTGAGTTTGCCCACAACAGCAACTGGTACATAACCTTTCGATCAGACGTGGATGCGCAGCAG GCTTTCAGATACTTGAGAGAGGAAGTGAAAATGTTCCAGGGAAAACCAATTATG GCTCGTATAAAGGCCATTAACACCTTCTTTGGTAAGAATGGCTTTGGCAGTGTGGACTCAAACATGTACAGACAGCACTCCCAACCTCAGGCCCAGTATGGCTCGGCAGTCTACATGCAGCAGGTGTACAGTCCTCCCCAGCAGTACCCTGTGTACCCTGTGGTGTCCTCCTCCTGGAACCCATCGCTCATGTCTTTCTTTGAAACACCAGTG GCACCCTTCCCCAATGCTAGATTCATGAATGGTTACAGCAGTCCGAGGACCTACAAAGGAAACTCCAATGCACTCAGGGAGCAGAGACATCAGGTCATGTTCCAACACATGAGCCAGAACCG CGACCATGTTAACGGTCATTCTGGGTTTGGCGATATGCATCCTTCTTCTCTGGGGACCTCTACGGATGGAGTTCCTGATCCTGTGGGTTCACAGTCTCTCCAGACTTCAGGGTCACCAAATAGCACCATTTTAGTGACTCCTTTCTGCTTTAAAGACTCTTCGCCCACTGGATATGTGAATGGGGCGGGACAGGGCAG AAGAAGTGGCAACAGAAGCAcaaggaggaaaagagaagaTGAACACACCACG AAGCCTGTTCCTGAGACGGAGATTAAGGTTCCATCTTTGCCCAAGTTTGACCTTGCAGCCTCTAATTTTCCTCCTCTGCCGGGGTCTTCAGTCATCGTACAGGGAGACACGACACCAGAGATGCGCCTTTCTGATGTCGTTCGTGGTCTGAAGGTTAAG ACGGTGAATCAAGTTGTTAGCGAGacccaacacacaaacatcccagCAGACGTTACGGGCAGATCTGATGGTGTTGCTCTGGTTGCTAAACCTGCTCCTGTGACAACACAGACTGGGGTACCAACAGTCCCAAG TATATCTCCTGTGGGAAAAGAAGAGGATAAGGCTGAAACTCCACAGGGGACAGTCTCTTCACCCCCACCGTCTGCTTCTCCAACACCGTCAGAATCTGCCCCCTCCATCTGCGGCCAGTCTGCAGAAGTGCCTGCGTCACCTTCCTCAAGCCCAACATCAGACTTG GTCTCCAGAAAGCTCAGCTACGCAGAGGTGTGTCAGAAGCTGGTTAAGGACCCACCACCAGCACAGAAGTCTTGTTCCTCCCCTCCAGCGCTGTCACACAGCCAGCCCTTGAAAGAACTCAAGGTGAACCGGGTTGAGGAGCCTCTGCCCTGCTCCAAGTGTGCTGCAGACAAACCGGTTAAATCCAGAGACTGCCGTCCCCCTCGCCAACCATTACGATCCTTCAGAGGGGCGAACGGCCAAGTTAAAGTCGGAGCTGCAGGCAGGAGCCTGAAGACTCGGGAGCAACAGAGAGGCCTGAGTAACGGCAAATTGTTTTCCCCACAGCGGGGAGGCAGACGCAGTGGCAAAGAACAGAACATTCCCCCAGGATCACCAAAATAa
- the larp4ab gene encoding la-related protein 4 isoform X4, which yields MPNHQIDVPEWTEWHEGQNHENPLTYLPTADMTDVNLNMPSSEQKELNTECVDGEASHTPVLSEGVVNGVDHPDSSYSVYEPHFTSAVEDYVSENQPLSEKSLRESLKRQLEFCFSRENLSKDLYLISQMDSDHFVPIWTIACIEDVKALTTDLDLIKDVLQASPMVQVDENGEKVRPNHSRCIIILREVPETTPVEEVEALFKSDNCPKVLSAEFAHNSNWYITFRSDVDAQQAFRYLREEVKMFQGKPIMARIKAINTFFGKNGFGSVDSNMYRQHSQPQAQYGSAVYMQQVYSPPQQYPVYPVVSSSWNPSLMSFFETPVAPFPNARFMNGYSSPRTYKGNSNALREQRHQVMFQHMSQNRDHVNGHSGFGDMHPSSLGTSTDGVPDPVGSQSLQTSGSPNSTILVTPFCFKDSSPTGYVNGAGQGRRSGNRSTRRKREDEHTTKPVPETEIKVPSLPKFDLAASNFPPLPGSSVIVQGDTTPEMRLSDVVRGLKVKTVNQVVSETQHTNIPADVTGRSDGVALVAKPAPVTTQTGVPTVPSISPVGKEEDKAETPQGTVSSPPPSASPTPSESAPSICGQSAEVPASPSSSPTSDLVSRKLSYAEVCQKLVKDPPPAQKSCSSPPALSHSQPLKELKVNRVEEPLPCSKCAADKPVKSRDCRPPRQPLRSFRGANGQVKVGAAGRSLKTREQQRGLSNGKLFSPQRGGRRSGKEQNIPPGSPK from the exons ATGCCGAACCATCAGATAGACGTCCCAGAATGGACGGAATGGCATGAGGGTCAAAATCATGAAAATCCTTTAACATACCTTCCTACTGCTGACATGACAGATG taaactTGAATATGCCATCTTCAGAACAAAAAGAATTGAACACTGAATGTGTGGACGGCGAAGCTAGCCATACTCCCGTACTTTCAGAAGGCGTTGTGAATGGCGTGGACCATCCTGACTCCAGCTATTCAGTTTATGAGCCACACTTCACATCAGCAGTCGAGGATTATGTTTCAGAGAATCAACCACTGTCTGAGAAAAGCCTAAGAGAATCACTGAAGAGACAGCTGGAGTTCTGCTTTTCTAG AGAAAACCTATCCAAGGACCTGTACCTGATCTCACAAATGGACAGTGATCACTTTGTTCCCATTTGGACCATTGCTTGCATTGAGGACGTCAAAGCTCTCACCACAGACTTGGATCTGATAAAGGACGTTCTGCAAG CTTCTCCCATGGTGCAAGTTGATGAAAATGGAGAGAAAGTCAGGCCAAACCACAGTCGCTGCATCATTATTCTGAGAGAGGTGCCAGAGACTACACCAGTTGAG GAAGTGGAGGCTCTTTTTAAGAGTGACAATTGTCCAAAAGTGCTCAGTGCTGAGTTTGCCCACAACAGCAACTGGTACATAACCTTTCGATCAGACGTGGATGCGCAGCAG GCTTTCAGATACTTGAGAGAGGAAGTGAAAATGTTCCAGGGAAAACCAATTATG GCTCGTATAAAGGCCATTAACACCTTCTTTGGTAAGAATGGCTTTGGCAGTGTGGACTCAAACATGTACAGACAGCACTCCCAACCTCAGGCCCAGTATGGCTCGGCAGTCTACATGCAGCAGGTGTACAGTCCTCCCCAGCAGTACCCTGTGTACCCTGTGGTGTCCTCCTCCTGGAACCCATCGCTCATGTCTTTCTTTGAAACACCAGTG GCACCCTTCCCCAATGCTAGATTCATGAATGGTTACAGCAGTCCGAGGACCTACAAAGGAAACTCCAATGCACTCAGGGAGCAGAGACATCAGGTCATGTTCCAACACATGAGCCAGAACCG CGACCATGTTAACGGTCATTCTGGGTTTGGCGATATGCATCCTTCTTCTCTGGGGACCTCTACGGATGGAGTTCCTGATCCTGTGGGTTCACAGTCTCTCCAGACTTCAGGGTCACCAAATAGCACCATTTTAGTGACTCCTTTCTGCTTTAAAGACTCTTCGCCCACTGGATATGTGAATGGGGCGGGACAGGGCAG AAGAAGTGGCAACAGAAGCAcaaggaggaaaagagaagaTGAACACACCACG AAGCCTGTTCCTGAGACGGAGATTAAGGTTCCATCTTTGCCCAAGTTTGACCTTGCAGCCTCTAATTTTCCTCCTCTGCCGGGGTCTTCAGTCATCGTACAGGGAGACACGACACCAGAGATGCGCCTTTCTGATGTCGTTCGTGGTCTGAAGGTTAAG ACGGTGAATCAAGTTGTTAGCGAGacccaacacacaaacatcccagCAGACGTTACGGGCAGATCTGATGGTGTTGCTCTGGTTGCTAAACCTGCTCCTGTGACAACACAGACTGGGGTACCAACAGTCCCAAG TATATCTCCTGTGGGAAAAGAAGAGGATAAGGCTGAAACTCCACAGGGGACAGTCTCTTCACCCCCACCGTCTGCTTCTCCAACACCGTCAGAATCTGCCCCCTCCATCTGCGGCCAGTCTGCAGAAGTGCCTGCGTCACCTTCCTCAAGCCCAACATCAGACTTG GTCTCCAGAAAGCTCAGCTACGCAGAGGTGTGTCAGAAGCTGGTTAAGGACCCACCACCAGCACAGAAGTCTTGTTCCTCCCCTCCAGCGCTGTCACACAGCCAGCCCTTGAAAGAACTCAAGGTGAACCGGGTTGAGGAGCCTCTGCCCTGCTCCAAGTGTGCTGCAGACAAACCGGTTAAATCCAGAGACTGCCGTCCCCCTCGCCAACCATTACGATCCTTCAGAGGGGCGAACGGCCAAGTTAAAGTCGGAGCTGCAGGCAGGAGCCTGAAGACTCGGGAGCAACAGAGAGGCCTGAGTAACGGCAAATTGTTTTCCCCACAGCGGGGAGGCAGACGCAGTGGCAAAGAACAGAACATTCCCCCAGGATCACCAAAATAa